From Anopheles arabiensis isolate DONGOLA chromosome 3, AaraD3, whole genome shotgun sequence, a single genomic window includes:
- the LOC120900785 gene encoding flocculation protein FLO11-like isoform X4, with protein sequence MGGVKPTEDAVAGTTTAAVAAVAQEAASSTAEAGASEPKAEAAAVTAAASEVSTTTAVAAPAAVEAAADVAAAAPAADVTTTTTTTTSAPAVDSTKVEEPAIEAVSVAAQESAAPVAPAEPKPVENGDGPKEVSPVVAEEPAVVPPPAVQEDKPEPETTTAAAAAPADEQVVEPAVVEVNSSTTTTTTTTTSTTTTTSSSAVEVETAKPEQSAVESEVVAAAAAATTTSTTPSDTTTLENSTTGVPPTATIAADSVAASESDKLADGGESTPPPPLPSIPPPSQVMVFVEASLSQVANEPSSVEESAASLVSVPSEDPSAEVAAAAPTGCPLPSPVVPPVEGSNVEVMGDVSPLAPSAAVAPVEEAPVAAPAEEQTTEQQTPEVVAEEPPVVAEKKVVADVMAAAPAVPEEEQPSVTDEMKETVSKAVGEILEQAVDKIESGDVPQAVVAAVAPAAAPAVEEEATVPLSVEAVAAVPLPADLEAVDEISNNIDDLPPPPPPPAVDDEETVPDSLPSPLPTIAAAVPAELLDGGADDLKQQDTSVLSVDISSPLPQNSLESLPSPPTLSQSDVSLPPPPESPTVGGMPEQQQQAAGVLPEPEVESATAAAAAALPSPPPPSAPSSAGDDPISSSTIPPPTSSSSSLPAAAEVEVAKQEVEEEALTQQQTAVEAAPEVACDESESAKNDASSSSAEKKKEEEAASAGEEEAQQDSSSAAATVVAASAKPVAAETETDVAAPAVAVPAEVEETVAQKQQNGTADHGTSNGTTENGKAENGTTENGTVENGQNGVHETSATESLNGEAEHKKEEKIPEKAAQLQQPPPPAAPEVTAE encoded by the exons GTAACGACCACtacgaccaccaccactagcGCTCCCGCCGTCGACAGCACCAAAGTAGAGGAACCGGCGATCGAGGCAGTGTCCGTCGCGGCCCAAGAATCGGCTGCCCCGGTCGCCCCGGCCGAGCCTAAGCCGGTCGAGAACGGCGATGGCCCGAAAGAGGTTTCACCAGTAGTGGCGGAAGAGCCGGCCGTCGTCCCACCACCGGCAGTACAGGAAGACAAGCCGGAGCCGGAAAcaaccactgctgctgctgcggccccGGCTGACGAGCAAGTAGTTGAGCCGGCAGTTGTTGAGGTAAACagttctactactactactaccactactactactagtaccactaccactaccagTAGTTCTGCCGTTGAGGTCGAAACCGCCAAGCCCGAGCAGTCGGCAGTAGAGAGCGaagttgttgctgctgctgctgctgctactactacttctactaccCCTTCCGATACTACCACACTCGAAAATAGTACTACCGGTGTTCCccccaccgccaccatcgccGCCGACAGTGTCGCCGCTAGCGAGTCGGACAAGcttgctgatggtggtgagaGTACGCCCCCACCCCCACTACCCTCCATTCCTCCACCCTCTCAGGTGATGGTGTTCGTTGAGGCTTCTCTGTCGCAGGTCGCGAATGAGCCGTCGTCGGTGGAGGAGAGTGCAGCGTCGTTGGTTTCGGTTCCGTCCGAGGATCCGTCCGCGGAGGTGGCAGCTGCCGCTCCGACCGGTTGCCCTCTTCCCTCTCCCGTTGTTCCCCCCGTCGAAGGTTCGAACGTTGAAGTGATGGGGGATGTCAGTCCACTCGCTCCATCGGCTGCCGTAGCTCCGGTGGAGGAAGCTCCGGTTGCTGCTCCCGCCGAAGAGCAAACAACTGAGCAGCAGACGCCCGAAGTAGTGGCTGAGGAGCCGCCGGTCGTTGCGGAAAAGAAGGTCGTCGCCGATGTGATGGCAGCTGCGCCAGCCGTGCCGGAGGAGGAGCAACCCTCGGTAACGGACGAGATGAAGGAAACGGTTTCCAAGGCCGTGGGTGAAATTCTCGAGCAAGCGGTTGATAAGATCGAAAGTGGAGACGTGCCGCAGGCTGTTGTCGCTGCTgtcgctcctgctgctgctcctgccgtAGAGGAGGAAGCAACCGTCCCGCTGTCGGTGGAAGCAGTTGCTGCAGTACCGCTACCGGCGGACCTGGAGGCAGTGGATGAGATCAGTAACAACATTGACGAtctgccaccgccaccaccaccaccagcggtCGATGACGAGGAAACGGTGCCGGATTCTCTGCCCTCGCCGCTGCCCACGATTGCTGCCGCTGTCCCTGCCGAGCTGCTGGACGGTGGAGCGGACGACCTGAAGCAGCAGGATACCAGCGTCCTCTCGGTTGACATCTCGTCCCCGCTGCCGCAAAACAGTCTCGAATCGCTTCCGTCGCCGCCGACCCTGTCCCAGAGCGATGTCAGCCTGCCTCCGCCGCCAGAGTCTCCGACCGTCGGCGGCAtgcccgagcagcagcagcaggcggctGGCGTCCTGCCCGAGCCGGAAGTTGAATCTgccaccgctgccgccgccgccgccctcCCGTCGCCGCCTCCGCCATCTGCACCATCATCTGCGGGTGACGATCCTATCAGCTCTTCCACCATCCCAccaccaacatcatcatcatcctcccttccagcagcagcagaagtagAAGTAGCGAAgcaagaagtagaagaagaagcactaACTCAGCAGCAGACGGCGGTGGAAGCGGCGCCAGAAGTCGCTTGCGATGAAAGTGAATCCGCCAAGAATGATGCTAGCAGCAGTAGCgcggagaagaagaaggaggaggaggcagcAAGTGCCGGCGAAGAGGAGGCGCAGcaggacagcagcagcgcagcagcaacggtGGTGGCAGCGTCGGCGAAACCGGTGGCGGCAGAGACAGAAACCGATGTGGCGGCCCCGGCGGTGGCCGTACCGGCGGAAGTAGAGGAAACTGTCGCGCAAAAG cagcagaacgGTACGGCTGACCATGGAACCAGCAATGGTACGACCGAAAATGGCAAAGCTGAAAACGGCACTACCGAGAACGGCACGGTCGAAAACGGCCAGAACGGTGTCCACGAAACGTCCGCCACAGAAAGTCTGAACGGAGAGGCTGAGCACAAAAAGGAG gAGAAAATTCCAGAAAAGGCCGCTCAGCTTCAGcaaccgccaccaccagcagctccGGAAGTAACGGCCGAGTAA